The nucleotide sequence TACGGTGAAATCGCTCATGGCTTCCTGCCCTTTCGCGTATGAGGTCAGTTGGTGTGGTCGGTGCGGTCCCCGGCGTCCACGACCAGCGCGGAGGCGAAGCCGCCGTGGCCGCGGGCCAGGACCACCGCCGTCCTGGGCGCGGTGTGCCGCGGACGGTCGACGACCAGGTCGATGCCCAGCCCGGAGGCGGCGCGGCCGGGGCCGGCGGTGTGCGGGATCACTCCGGCGCTCAGGCTGAGCAGGGCGGTCGCCACGTCCAGGGCCGCGCCGCCCGCGTACAGGCGGCCGGTGAGCGTCTTGGGCGCGGTCACCGGGACGCGGCCGGCGCCGAACACCTCGTTGATCGCGGCGGCTTCGGCGCGGTCGAGGTCCGGGGTGCCGACGGCGTCCGCGAAGACGACGTCCACGTCGTCCGCGCCGACCCCGGCGTCCACCAGGGCCCGGCGGATCACCGAGGCGAGCACGGGCGGGCGCTCGGACCCGGCCGGCGGGTCGAACCCGGCGGCGTAGCCGAGGATCCGGCCGTAGTGCTTCGCGCCCCGCTCGCGGGCGCCCTCCTCGGTCTCGACGACCAGGATGGCGCCGCCCTCACCGGGTGCGTAGCCGGCGGCGGCCTCGTCGAAGGGCAGGTAGGCGCGGGTCGGGTCGTCCTCGGTGGACAGCGCGCCGGTGGGCAGCTGGGCGGTCAGGCCGTACGGGCACAGCGAGGCGTCCGTACCGCCGGACAGCACCAGCCGGGAGCCGGTGTCGAGCAGCCGCCGGGACTGGCCCAGGGCGTCCAGGCCGCCGGCCTGTTCGGCGCAGATGACCCCGCAGGGCCCGCGCATGCCGTGCCGGATGGAGACCTGGCCGGTGGTGGCCGCGTAGAACCAGGCGATCGACTGGTAGGCGCCGACCCAGGCCGGGCCCTGCTGGTACAGCTGCTCCATCTCGCGCTGGCCGAACTCGGTGCCGCCCGACGAGCTCGCCGTGACCACGGCCATCTCGTACTCGGGCAGCTGCTCCGGGTCGACGGCCGCGTCGGCGAGCGCCGCCTCGGCCGCGGCCAGGGCGAAGTGGGTGAACCGGTCGGTGCGGGCGATCAGGCCCTTGGGGACCTGCTCGCGCGTCTCCCATCCGGGCACCTCCCCGGCCACCTTGACCGGGTACGAGGACGGGTCGAAGCGGGTGATGCGGCCGAGGCCGCTCTTGCCGGCCAGCACCGACTCCCAGTGCTGGCGGACCCCGATGCCGGTGGGGGCGACCACACCCAGGCCGGTGACGACCGCGGGGCGCCGCCGACCCTCGGGTATGCCGAGCGCGCTCATGCCGCCTCCCT is from Streptomyces sp. NBC_00190 and encodes:
- a CDS encoding ketosynthase chain-length factor yields the protein MSALGIPEGRRRPAVVTGLGVVAPTGIGVRQHWESVLAGKSGLGRITRFDPSSYPVKVAGEVPGWETREQVPKGLIARTDRFTHFALAAAEAALADAAVDPEQLPEYEMAVVTASSSGGTEFGQREMEQLYQQGPAWVGAYQSIAWFYAATTGQVSIRHGMRGPCGVICAEQAGGLDALGQSRRLLDTGSRLVLSGGTDASLCPYGLTAQLPTGALSTEDDPTRAYLPFDEAAAGYAPGEGGAILVVETEEGARERGAKHYGRILGYAAGFDPPAGSERPPVLASVIRRALVDAGVGADDVDVVFADAVGTPDLDRAEAAAINEVFGAGRVPVTAPKTLTGRLYAGGAALDVATALLSLSAGVIPHTAGPGRAASGLGIDLVVDRPRHTAPRTAVVLARGHGGFASALVVDAGDRTDHTN